In Malus sylvestris chromosome 15, drMalSylv7.2, whole genome shotgun sequence, a single genomic region encodes these proteins:
- the LOC126601137 gene encoding uncharacterized protein LOC126601137: protein MATINIFQNPYMPILHKSQLLHTSFAYQRSSSTKIPCDHQSIRRNHQKLVTLVTHASDKSQPDAQLSADDSPLSSWKTWIVGLMLTIIIPSLRHKWGPLLALKSKVDTAVDTVESVTEVVEELAEQVEKVAEQVEDKLPEDAKLRDAMESIEHLAEEAVKKAELAKDVIHKVEEVEDEVEKALLTGSDTTDPAKGEKGQKST from the exons ATGGCAACCATCAATATCTTCCAGAACCCTTACATGCCTATCCTCCACAAGTCCCAACTCCTCCATACCAGTTTTGCATATCAAAGATCATCATCCACCAAAATCCCATGTGATCATCAATCGATCAGAAGAAATCATCAGAAACTAGTCACCTT GGTGACTCATGCATCAGATAAATCTCAACCAGATGCTCAACTTTCTGCTGATGATTCTCCATTATCTTCTTG GAAAACCTGGATTGTGGGATTAATGTTGACAATCATTATACCTTCTTTGAGACACAAATGGGGACCCTTGCTGGCCCTCAAAA GCAAGGTAGACACGGCAGTAGACACAGTGGAATCTGTGACGGAGGTGGTGGAAGAGTTAGCAGAGCAAGTAGAGAAGGTGGCTGAGCAAGTAGAAGACAAGCTTCCTGAGGATGCCAAGCTTAGAGACGCAATGGAGTCCATTGAACATCTTGCTGAGGAAGCAGTCAAGAAAGCTGAGCTAGCCAAGGATGTCATTCATAAG GTGGAGGAAGTGGAGGACGAGGTTGAGAAGGCACTACTCACTGGGTCAGATACTACTGATCCTGCCAAGGGGGAGAAGGGCCAAAAGAGTACTTGA